From a single Bombina bombina isolate aBomBom1 unplaced genomic scaffold, aBomBom1.pri scaffold_485, whole genome shotgun sequence genomic region:
- the LOC128644384 gene encoding zinc finger protein 84 isoform X2: MDIQQVTDADESSKSEMFEENFTAMCSSQSMTRDGIDLSPMGQGGDLEKSPNHAFVILEEGQNTFTLTKEKPYVCLDCDMSFPKRSKLVEHQRRHTGEKPYICIECGNCFRLKSLLDVHRRTHTGEKPYVCPECGRGFSQRSNLIKHHRIHTGDKPYVCQICGKDFRTGSQLITHHKIHTEDKPYVCQKCGKGFSYKSCLKIHNITHTKEKPHVCSKCGKSYFNKSSLVVHERTHTGEKPYVCSKCGKGFTKRSRLVKHQIIHTGEKPYACSVCGKGFTNKSYLFKHSRAHAEDQPCICPQCGKTFPDKTTFVRHQSTHKAQKPFVCQECGKGFSEKASLVRHENAHKGEKPYLCQECGKGFTKKSHLVKHNRIHTGEKPFVCPICGKGFSDKSYQIKHSKTHVEEKPHICPECGKAFAKLQSLIRHQSAHNLERRHVCQECGKAFSEKSHLVRHQRIHTGEKPHVCQECGKSFSQRSHLVKHQRTHTKEKLCE; the protein is encoded by the coding sequence ATGAATCTTCCAAGAGTGAGATGTTTGAAGAAAACTTCACAGCAATGTGTTCTTCTCAAAGTATGACACGAGATGGTATAGATCTGTCCCCAATGGGTCAAGGAGGAGATTTAGAAAAAAGCCCAAATCATGCATTTGTTATATTGGAGGAAGGACAAAACACCTTTACTTTAACAAAAGAAAAACCATATGTTTGCCTTGATTGTGATATGAGTTTCCCTAAACGGTCAAAACTTGTTGAACACCAGAGACGTCATACCGGAGAAAAACCCTATATTTGTATCGAATGTGGCAATTGCTTTCGTCTGAAATCGTTGCTAGATGTGCACCGCAGAACTCACACTGGAGAGAAGCCGTATGTTTGCCCTGAGTGCGGGAGAGGTTTTTCTCAACGATCCAATCTGATTAAACACCACAGAATCCATACGGGAGACAAGCCATATGTTTGTCAGATATGTGGGAAAGACTTCCGTACAGGGTCACAGCTTATTACTCATCACAAAATACATACAGAAGATAAACCATATGTTTGCCAGAAATGCGGCAAAGGCTTCTCTTATAAGTCATGTCTGAAGATACACAATATAACTCATACAAAGGAGAAGCCACATGTGTGCTCAAAGTGTGGAAAGAGCTACTTCAACAAATCAAGTTTAGTTGTACATGAGAGGACTCATACTGGAGAAAAGCCATATGTTTGTTCGAAATGTGGGAAAGGTTTTACTAAAAGGTCTCGTTTGGTTAAACACCAAATAATCCATACAGGTGAGAAGCCATATGCTTGCTCTGTTTGTGGCAAAGGCTTTACAAACAAATCATATCTGTTTAAACATTCTAGAGCTCATGCAGAAGATCAGCCTTGTATTTGTCCTCAGTGTGGGAAAACATTCCCTGACAAAACCACTTTTGTTAGACATCAAAGTACTCATAAAGCACAAAAGCCCTTTGTTTGTCAAGAATGTGGAAAAGGCTTCTCAGAAAAGGCCTCTTTAGTTAGACATGAAAATGCTCACAAAGGCGAGAAACCTTATCTTTGCCAGGAATGTGGGAAAGGTTTCACAAAGAAGTCTCATTTAGTTAAGCACAATAGAATTCATACAGGTGAGAAGCCATTTGTTTGCCCTATATGTGGGAAAGGTTTCTCTGACAAGTCCTATCAGATTAAGCACTCTAAAACTCATGTAGAAGAGAAGCCACATATTTGCCCCGAGTGTGGTAAAGCCTTTGCTAAACTTCAGAGTTTAATTAGACACCAAAGTGCGCATAATCTGGAGAGGCGACATGTTTGCCAGGAGTGTGGAAAAGCCTTTTCTGAAAAGTCACATTTAGTCAGACATCAacgaattcacacaggagaaaagccacaTGTTTGCCAAGAATGTGGAAAATCCTTCTCACAGAGGTCACACTTAGTTAAACACCAAAGAACTCACACAAAGGAGAAGTTATGCGAGTGA
- the LOC128644384 gene encoding zinc finger protein 84 isoform X1 produces MTMADNQTLEMSGIPEISNSGRQDEHPDNVSLSEEGEDEKEEMDIQQVTDADESSKSEMFEENFTAMCSSQSMTRDGIDLSPMGQGGDLEKSPNHAFVILEEGQNTFTLTKEKPYVCLDCDMSFPKRSKLVEHQRRHTGEKPYICIECGNCFRLKSLLDVHRRTHTGEKPYVCPECGRGFSQRSNLIKHHRIHTGDKPYVCQICGKDFRTGSQLITHHKIHTEDKPYVCQKCGKGFSYKSCLKIHNITHTKEKPHVCSKCGKSYFNKSSLVVHERTHTGEKPYVCSKCGKGFTKRSRLVKHQIIHTGEKPYACSVCGKGFTNKSYLFKHSRAHAEDQPCICPQCGKTFPDKTTFVRHQSTHKAQKPFVCQECGKGFSEKASLVRHENAHKGEKPYLCQECGKGFTKKSHLVKHNRIHTGEKPFVCPICGKGFSDKSYQIKHSKTHVEEKPHICPECGKAFAKLQSLIRHQSAHNLERRHVCQECGKAFSEKSHLVRHQRIHTGEKPHVCQECGKSFSQRSHLVKHQRTHTKEKLCE; encoded by the coding sequence ATGAATCTTCCAAGAGTGAGATGTTTGAAGAAAACTTCACAGCAATGTGTTCTTCTCAAAGTATGACACGAGATGGTATAGATCTGTCCCCAATGGGTCAAGGAGGAGATTTAGAAAAAAGCCCAAATCATGCATTTGTTATATTGGAGGAAGGACAAAACACCTTTACTTTAACAAAAGAAAAACCATATGTTTGCCTTGATTGTGATATGAGTTTCCCTAAACGGTCAAAACTTGTTGAACACCAGAGACGTCATACCGGAGAAAAACCCTATATTTGTATCGAATGTGGCAATTGCTTTCGTCTGAAATCGTTGCTAGATGTGCACCGCAGAACTCACACTGGAGAGAAGCCGTATGTTTGCCCTGAGTGCGGGAGAGGTTTTTCTCAACGATCCAATCTGATTAAACACCACAGAATCCATACGGGAGACAAGCCATATGTTTGTCAGATATGTGGGAAAGACTTCCGTACAGGGTCACAGCTTATTACTCATCACAAAATACATACAGAAGATAAACCATATGTTTGCCAGAAATGCGGCAAAGGCTTCTCTTATAAGTCATGTCTGAAGATACACAATATAACTCATACAAAGGAGAAGCCACATGTGTGCTCAAAGTGTGGAAAGAGCTACTTCAACAAATCAAGTTTAGTTGTACATGAGAGGACTCATACTGGAGAAAAGCCATATGTTTGTTCGAAATGTGGGAAAGGTTTTACTAAAAGGTCTCGTTTGGTTAAACACCAAATAATCCATACAGGTGAGAAGCCATATGCTTGCTCTGTTTGTGGCAAAGGCTTTACAAACAAATCATATCTGTTTAAACATTCTAGAGCTCATGCAGAAGATCAGCCTTGTATTTGTCCTCAGTGTGGGAAAACATTCCCTGACAAAACCACTTTTGTTAGACATCAAAGTACTCATAAAGCACAAAAGCCCTTTGTTTGTCAAGAATGTGGAAAAGGCTTCTCAGAAAAGGCCTCTTTAGTTAGACATGAAAATGCTCACAAAGGCGAGAAACCTTATCTTTGCCAGGAATGTGGGAAAGGTTTCACAAAGAAGTCTCATTTAGTTAAGCACAATAGAATTCATACAGGTGAGAAGCCATTTGTTTGCCCTATATGTGGGAAAGGTTTCTCTGACAAGTCCTATCAGATTAAGCACTCTAAAACTCATGTAGAAGAGAAGCCACATATTTGCCCCGAGTGTGGTAAAGCCTTTGCTAAACTTCAGAGTTTAATTAGACACCAAAGTGCGCATAATCTGGAGAGGCGACATGTTTGCCAGGAGTGTGGAAAAGCCTTTTCTGAAAAGTCACATTTAGTCAGACATCAacgaattcacacaggagaaaagccacaTGTTTGCCAAGAATGTGGAAAATCCTTCTCACAGAGGTCACACTTAGTTAAACACCAAAGAACTCACACAAAGGAGAAGTTATGCGAGTGA